The following are encoded together in the Aciduricibacillus chroicocephali genome:
- a CDS encoding LysM peptidoglycan-binding domain-containing protein, with protein sequence MSRDQAAFSFDLNESLYFRSGEEVGEMVSISLEPIISVHSPAEYVQLRGVIELKGEYRRGENGHADYVPIDEEEDDQAIRRVEEVSETEDGELTFLHHFPIEISIPHDRVEDLNEIKVQVTTFDYDFPSNDRLNLLASIEIRGILPEEQRSEPELLTEEKDLPLPFFGAEDIGADALEELMGKLATFSDQLPQFDFDIIPEAEEIEPSASRRDEEPEALADNQSNTLQSAFLTPEQEIPKQNAKQSEPANSTDRYSAENSEQTDEAKQSNNCETELASEASEHRLELSNNSTPEENDQASLSEESCELARSEQQAEEEQEPALNLNSKAEKVEREEVRLDSEPSAEEAKPQQEEAPSAVENDQNLSEAESTSQELAFTAARDQAEARKQEEQAEARDQEPSELQTEAETENQAPSAEEQPRQEEQTESDEVKISASEPVGEAEDVKEAPAVQGRIEQQQQPEANQESAVEQESTPSADADESSEAVNRPEQAESEQEESEQQESPVYKKQRTETGIHAQKPDEEGADLGNLTDLFGRDNEEGFTRMRLYIVQEKDTIESIAERYEIPVSRLLQHNRLDNENLGAGQLIYIPVPREANA encoded by the coding sequence ATGAGTAGAGACCAAGCTGCATTCAGCTTTGATTTAAATGAATCCTTGTATTTCCGGAGCGGAGAGGAAGTCGGCGAGATGGTCAGCATTTCTCTTGAGCCGATTATCTCCGTCCATTCTCCAGCAGAATATGTTCAGCTGCGCGGTGTCATAGAATTGAAAGGAGAATACCGCCGCGGGGAGAATGGTCATGCCGATTATGTACCTATCGACGAGGAAGAGGACGATCAGGCAATACGGCGTGTAGAGGAAGTGAGTGAGACAGAAGATGGAGAGCTTACATTCCTGCATCATTTTCCAATTGAAATTTCCATCCCCCATGATAGAGTGGAAGATTTGAACGAAATCAAAGTACAAGTAACAACTTTTGACTATGATTTCCCTTCAAATGATCGCTTGAATTTACTTGCTTCAATCGAAATCAGGGGAATTCTTCCGGAAGAGCAACGCTCTGAACCAGAACTCTTGACAGAAGAAAAAGATTTGCCATTGCCGTTCTTTGGAGCGGAGGATATTGGAGCAGATGCGCTTGAAGAGTTGATGGGCAAGCTCGCGACTTTCAGCGACCAGCTGCCACAGTTTGATTTTGATATTATCCCGGAGGCAGAAGAGATCGAGCCATCTGCATCTAGAAGAGATGAAGAGCCAGAGGCATTGGCGGACAATCAATCAAATACGTTGCAGTCAGCTTTTTTAACTCCGGAACAAGAAATACCTAAACAAAATGCAAAGCAGTCCGAGCCAGCGAATTCTACAGACCGGTACTCCGCAGAGAACTCCGAACAAACTGATGAAGCGAAACAATCTAATAACTGTGAAACGGAACTTGCTAGTGAAGCTTCTGAACACCGTTTAGAGCTATCTAATAACTCTACTCCGGAAGAGAACGATCAAGCATCTCTAAGCGAAGAAAGCTGTGAACTTGCCCGCTCCGAACAACAAGCAGAAGAAGAGCAGGAACCTGCATTGAATCTAAACAGTAAAGCTGAAAAGGTTGAACGAGAAGAAGTGAGATTGGACTCGGAACCTTCTGCAGAGGAGGCAAAGCCACAACAGGAAGAAGCCCCTAGTGCAGTAGAGAATGATCAAAATTTGTCTGAAGCGGAATCAACATCACAGGAACTTGCTTTTACAGCAGCTAGAGATCAGGCCGAGGCGCGGAAACAAGAAGAGCAAGCAGAAGCAAGAGATCAAGAGCCTTCTGAACTGCAAACAGAAGCAGAGACTGAAAATCAGGCACCTTCTGCAGAAGAGCAACCAAGACAAGAAGAACAAACAGAATCGGATGAAGTAAAAATATCAGCGTCTGAACCAGTCGGCGAGGCAGAGGATGTTAAAGAAGCTCCAGCTGTTCAGGGACGCATTGAACAGCAACAGCAACCGGAAGCAAATCAAGAGTCAGCTGTCGAACAAGAAAGCACGCCTTCAGCTGATGCTGATGAGTCTTCTGAGGCAGTAAATCGACCAGAGCAAGCAGAGTCGGAACAAGAAGAGTCAGAACAACAAGAGTCTCCTGTGTACAAGAAGCAGCGTACTGAAACTGGAATCCACGCTCAAAAGCCAGATGAAGAAGGTGCGGATCTTGGTAATTTGACAGATCTGTTCGGAAGAGATAATGAAGAAGGCTTTACGAGAATGCGTCTATACATTGTCCAGGAGAAGGATACAATAGAGTCTATTGCCGAAAGATACGAAATTCCGGTTTCTCGCTTGTTGCAGCATAACCGTTTAGATAACGAGAACCTTGGCGCCGGACAGCTTATTTACATCCCTGTTCCCCGCGAGGCAAATGCGTAG
- a CDS encoding uroporphyrinogen-III synthase, translated as MKPLQGKKILVTREASQAKAFSRQIALAGGIPVELPLLEINCSQRAENLPIWQRLDSYSWILFTSANGVDCFFRQLEALKIPANRFASAKIGVVGHKTENALKEHGKHADFIPSVYDAETMGHEFLRKHPRPGTILLVRGSRSRDVLPHLFGRENIAFDSLEVYETVYNKSIGSKLTETLDENEFAFITFTSPSTIEAFIDLGGLPHLLDTSICCIGTTTAEKAESCGFADIIVPDEFTIEGMVSVMGHAVTGKD; from the coding sequence ATGAAACCTCTCCAAGGCAAGAAGATTCTTGTGACGAGAGAGGCATCCCAGGCAAAGGCTTTTTCCAGGCAAATTGCTTTGGCCGGTGGCATTCCGGTTGAGCTACCCCTTCTTGAAATAAATTGCTCACAGCGTGCAGAAAATTTGCCGATTTGGCAAAGACTTGATTCGTACAGCTGGATTTTATTTACGAGTGCAAATGGGGTTGATTGCTTTTTTAGACAACTTGAGGCGTTGAAAATACCGGCGAACCGATTCGCATCAGCGAAAATTGGCGTTGTCGGTCACAAAACTGAGAACGCATTAAAAGAGCATGGCAAACACGCTGATTTCATCCCGTCAGTATATGATGCAGAAACGATGGGTCATGAATTTCTCCGTAAACATCCACGTCCAGGTACAATCCTGCTCGTCCGCGGGTCACGCTCCCGCGATGTGCTGCCACATCTGTTCGGCCGCGAGAATATTGCGTTTGATTCGCTTGAAGTATATGAAACTGTTTATAATAAAAGTATTGGCAGCAAACTGACCGAAACACTAGATGAAAATGAGTTTGCGTTTATCACATTTACTAGCCCATCTACAATTGAAGCATTTATAGACCTTGGTGGGCTGCCTCATCTTTTAGATACGAGTATTTGCTGCATTGGTACGACAACTGCTGAGAAAGCAGAATCATGTGGATTTGCCGATATCATCGTACCGGATGAGTTTACAATAGAAGGCATGGTTTCCGTGATGGGGCATGCTGTTACAGGAAAGGATTGA
- the yihA gene encoding ribosome biogenesis GTP-binding protein YihA/YsxC, with translation MKVTQAEIIISAVSEKQYPGEQIPEFALAGRSNVGKSSFINKMIQRKNLARTSSKPGKTQTLNFYKINDAFHFVDVPGYGYAKVSKKEREKWGHMLEEYFTKRKQLRAALLVTDIRHAPTKDDCIMYDFLLHYELPIIVIATKLDKIPKGKRQAHLKRTRETLGMRGEDPIIPFSSETGEGKDEAWRLLESYM, from the coding sequence ATGAAAGTAACACAAGCCGAAATTATCATTAGCGCAGTAAGCGAGAAACAGTATCCGGGAGAGCAGATTCCTGAATTTGCACTCGCGGGCAGATCAAACGTAGGGAAGTCATCTTTTATTAATAAGATGATCCAGCGTAAGAACTTGGCACGGACTTCTTCTAAGCCTGGAAAAACACAAACATTGAATTTCTATAAAATCAATGATGCATTTCACTTCGTCGATGTGCCGGGCTACGGTTACGCGAAGGTCTCCAAGAAAGAAAGAGAAAAATGGGGCCATATGCTTGAAGAGTATTTCACGAAACGCAAACAGCTTCGGGCTGCATTGCTTGTAACAGATATTAGGCATGCACCGACAAAAGACGATTGTATTATGTATGATTTCCTATTGCATTACGAGCTGCCGATCATTGTCATTGCTACAAAGCTTGACAAGATTCCTAAAGGGAAGCGGCAAGCTCATTTGAAACGGACACGTGAGACACTTGGTATGCGAGGGGAAGATCCAATCATTCCTTTCTCTTCCGAAACGGGAGAGGGCAAGGATGAAGCATGGCGCTTGCTTGAATCATATATGTAA
- the hemL gene encoding glutamate-1-semialdehyde 2,1-aminomutase gives MPGGVNSPVRAFRSVGMDPIFMESGKGSHIRDIDGNEYIDYVLSWGPLILGHAADHVVEALKKAAEKGTSFGAPTLLENELAKLVIDRVPSVEMVRMVNSGTEATMSVLRLARGYTGRNLILKFEGCYHGHGDSLLIKAGSGVATLGLPDSPGVPEGIAKNTITVPYNDMDSVREAFKQFGDDIAGVIVEPVAGNMGVVPQRNDFLQELRTITEQNGTLLIFDEVMTGFRVGYNCAQGYFGVTPDLTCLGKVIGGGLPVGAYGGKREIMERIAPAGDIYQAGTLSGNPLAMTAGYETLKALTPETYEEINKKVDRLAEGFRVASEKYDIPLQINRAGSMFGVFFTHQDVVDFATASTSDLERFSSYYRAMAEEGIFLPPSQFEGLFLSTAHTDEDIEKTVEAIDRTFAKLKK, from the coding sequence ATGCCAGGCGGAGTGAACTCGCCTGTACGCGCATTCCGTTCTGTTGGCATGGATCCGATTTTCATGGAAAGTGGTAAAGGTTCGCATATCCGTGATATCGATGGCAATGAATATATTGACTATGTACTTAGCTGGGGTCCGCTCATTTTGGGCCATGCAGCTGATCATGTTGTTGAAGCTTTGAAAAAAGCAGCTGAAAAAGGGACAAGTTTTGGTGCGCCAACATTGCTTGAGAACGAACTGGCGAAGCTTGTCATCGACCGTGTCCCTTCTGTGGAAATGGTTCGTATGGTCAATTCAGGAACAGAAGCTACGATGAGTGTTCTCCGTCTTGCGCGTGGTTACACAGGACGCAATCTCATTTTGAAATTTGAAGGCTGCTACCACGGTCATGGTGACTCCTTGCTGATCAAGGCAGGTTCCGGTGTTGCTACACTAGGCCTTCCTGACAGTCCTGGTGTGCCAGAAGGTATTGCGAAAAATACGATCACAGTTCCATATAACGATATGGACAGCGTTCGTGAAGCTTTCAAGCAGTTCGGAGATGACATTGCTGGTGTTATCGTTGAACCTGTAGCAGGTAATATGGGCGTCGTGCCGCAACGCAATGATTTCCTTCAAGAGTTGCGTACAATCACTGAGCAGAACGGAACATTGCTAATCTTTGATGAAGTGATGACTGGCTTCCGTGTCGGTTACAATTGTGCACAGGGTTACTTTGGTGTCACACCTGATCTGACATGCCTCGGTAAAGTAATTGGCGGAGGTCTTCCTGTAGGTGCTTATGGTGGTAAACGTGAAATCATGGAACGAATTGCACCAGCAGGCGATATTTATCAGGCGGGTACACTTTCAGGAAACCCGCTCGCGATGACTGCAGGGTATGAAACATTGAAAGCTTTGACACCGGAAACATATGAGGAGATTAACAAAAAAGTCGATCGCCTCGCTGAAGGATTCCGTGTCGCTTCCGAAAAATATGACATTCCATTGCAAATCAACCGTGCCGGTTCAATGTTCGGAGTCTTCTTCACACATCAGGATGTTGTTGATTTTGCAACAGCAAGCACTTCTGATTTGGAGCGGTTCAGTTCCTATTATCGTGCGATGGCAGAAGAAGGGATCTTCCTGCCACCATCACAATTTGAAGGTCTGTTCCTCTCAACAGCTCACACAGATGAAGATATCGAAAAGACAGTAGAAGCGATTGACCGCACTTTTGCGAAATTGAAAAAATAG
- the hemB gene encoding porphobilinogen synthase yields MAEDMKFRRHRRLRSSAAMRDLVRETHLHATDFIYPIFILEGENTKNEVSSMPGVFQITLDLLEKELQEVKALGIRSVIFFGVPNEKDEQGSGAFSDEGIIQRATRKAKEVDPELLVVADTCLCEYTSHGHCGVVHDGDVENDESLELLAKTAVSQAKAGADIIAPSNMMDGFVKVIRAALDEAGFKEIPIMSYAVKYASAYYGPFRDAADSTPQFGDRKTYQMDPANRLEALKEAETDLAEGADMLIVKPSLVYLDVMREVRNMSNVPLVAYNVSGEYAMVKAAALNGWIDEKRVVLETLLSMKRAGANMIITYHAKDAAKWLQEENN; encoded by the coding sequence ATGGCAGAAGATATGAAATTCAGAAGACACCGCAGATTGCGTTCATCTGCTGCGATGCGAGACTTAGTAAGAGAAACACATTTGCATGCAACAGACTTCATCTATCCGATATTCATTTTGGAAGGTGAAAATACGAAAAACGAAGTATCTTCCATGCCGGGTGTTTTCCAAATTACACTTGACCTTCTGGAAAAAGAGCTTCAGGAAGTGAAGGCACTAGGAATTCGCTCTGTCATTTTCTTTGGTGTGCCGAATGAGAAAGATGAGCAAGGTTCCGGTGCGTTTTCCGACGAAGGTATTATTCAGCGGGCAACACGCAAAGCGAAGGAAGTTGATCCTGAGTTGCTCGTTGTAGCTGATACATGCTTGTGCGAATATACTTCACATGGCCATTGCGGTGTCGTGCACGATGGCGATGTTGAAAACGACGAGTCCCTTGAACTGCTTGCGAAAACAGCCGTTTCCCAGGCAAAGGCAGGAGCAGATATTATCGCACCTTCCAATATGATGGACGGATTTGTAAAAGTGATCCGTGCTGCACTTGATGAAGCTGGTTTTAAAGAGATTCCAATTATGTCTTATGCAGTGAAATACGCATCGGCATACTACGGTCCTTTCCGCGATGCAGCAGATTCTACACCACAATTCGGTGATCGCAAGACTTATCAGATGGACCCGGCGAACCGCCTGGAAGCATTGAAAGAGGCTGAGACAGACCTTGCTGAAGGTGCGGACATGCTAATCGTAAAGCCTTCACTTGTTTATCTTGATGTCATGCGTGAAGTGCGCAATATGAGCAATGTCCCGCTTGTCGCCTATAATGTGAGCGGCGAATATGCGATGGTCAAAGCTGCTGCACTGAATGGCTGGATCGATGAAAAACGTGTTGTCCTTGAGACACTTCTATCGATGAAGCGAGCAGGTGCCAATATGATCATCACTTACCATGCGAAAGATGCGGCGAAATGGCTGCAGGAAGAAAATAACTAA
- the hemC gene encoding hydroxymethylbilane synthase has protein sequence MRKIIVGTRKSNLAVTQTEWVIDQLKKAGVQNEFELKKIVTRGDRILDVTLNKVGGKGLFVKEIEQAMYDKEIDFAVHSMKDMPAILPDGLMISCIPVREDHRDAFISKSGKKLMELPEGAIVGTSSLRRSAQLLQARPDLNIKWIRGNIETRMRKMEEEDYDAIILAVSGLKRVGKSEDMITEYLDPEVCIPAVGQGALAIESRVDDKELLELLDRINDEYTTRTVEAERTFLRLLEGGCQIPIGGFAHLEGEEVVLTAFVGTPDGSTMLKETVRAATPQEAGKIAADKLIARGAKDIVERVKAENESQ, from the coding sequence ATGCGCAAAATCATTGTAGGAACGAGAAAAAGCAATCTTGCTGTTACACAGACGGAGTGGGTCATCGACCAGTTGAAAAAAGCTGGCGTGCAAAATGAATTTGAACTTAAAAAAATCGTCACACGCGGGGATCGGATTCTCGATGTCACTTTGAACAAAGTCGGTGGTAAGGGGCTCTTTGTCAAAGAAATTGAACAGGCAATGTATGATAAGGAAATTGATTTTGCCGTACACAGTATGAAAGACATGCCTGCAATCTTGCCGGATGGATTGATGATCAGCTGTATTCCTGTACGTGAAGATCATCGGGATGCTTTCATTTCCAAAAGCGGTAAGAAACTGATGGAACTGCCGGAAGGAGCAATTGTCGGCACGAGCAGTCTGCGCCGTTCCGCGCAATTGTTGCAGGCGAGGCCTGACCTGAACATTAAATGGATTCGCGGTAATATCGAAACACGCATGCGCAAGATGGAAGAAGAGGATTATGATGCAATCATTCTTGCTGTTTCAGGGTTGAAGCGCGTCGGTAAAAGTGAAGACATGATTACAGAATATCTTGATCCGGAAGTATGTATTCCTGCAGTTGGCCAAGGTGCACTCGCAATTGAATCTCGTGTAGATGATAAAGAACTTCTAGAATTGCTCGATCGGATTAATGACGAATATACGACACGGACAGTGGAGGCAGAGCGTACTTTCCTCCGTCTTCTGGAAGGTGGCTGCCAAATTCCTATCGGTGGTTTTGCTCATTTGGAAGGGGAAGAGGTTGTACTTACAGCATTTGTCGGTACACCAGATGGTTCCACAATGTTAAAAGAGACAGTACGCGCCGCCACGCCGCAGGAAGCTGGTAAGATTGCTGCAGATAAACTCATCGCTCGAGGAGCAAAAGATATTGTAGAGCGCGTAAAAGCGGAGAATGAGAGCCAATGA
- the hemA gene encoding glutamyl-tRNA reductase: MHIIKVGLNYRTAPVEIREKLAFSEDAVDGAMIHLNLQKSILENVIISTCNRTEIYVVADQLHTGRYYIKQFLSDWFEIDKESFLPYLVIEENDAAIEHLFRVASGLDSMVLGETQILGQVRDAFLTAQKSRTTGTIFNELFKQAITFAKRAHKETAIGEHAVSISYAAVQLAKSALSGSLKDKHVAVLGAGKMGTLSLKNLSAAGPARLSILNRTYEKAAVLASETGAEAVPYEKLGDLLQEADVLISSTGAPDIVLHMKQVKEILSKRRNPSDLIMIDIAVPRDIDSGIAGLDGVKLYDIDNLQDIVDENLEARKKAANEVEAMLEEEIVAFNGWLATLGVVPIISALRDKALAIQAETMNSIERKMPDLTTREKKVLNKHTKSIINQMLKEPIRQAKELATSENPEESLALFMKIFGIDEAVKNDLASSREQGNPVAFGAGNSGILTFSLADRITSGQ, translated from the coding sequence GTGCATATTATAAAAGTCGGCTTGAATTACAGAACAGCCCCAGTTGAAATTCGTGAGAAACTGGCCTTTTCCGAGGATGCGGTCGACGGTGCCATGATCCATCTTAATTTGCAGAAGAGCATTCTTGAGAATGTAATTATTTCAACGTGCAATCGCACTGAGATTTATGTTGTTGCCGACCAGCTACATACTGGCCGTTATTATATTAAACAATTCCTTTCCGATTGGTTTGAAATTGATAAGGAAAGTTTTTTGCCATATCTTGTCATTGAAGAAAATGATGCGGCGATTGAACATTTGTTCCGTGTTGCATCAGGTCTCGACTCCATGGTCCTTGGTGAAACTCAAATCCTCGGTCAGGTGAGGGATGCGTTTCTCACTGCGCAAAAATCGCGGACGACTGGAACGATTTTCAATGAGTTGTTCAAGCAGGCGATCACATTTGCAAAACGGGCTCACAAAGAGACCGCGATCGGTGAACATGCTGTTTCAATTAGCTACGCTGCTGTCCAGCTTGCGAAGTCGGCGCTTTCCGGTTCGCTGAAGGACAAGCATGTCGCAGTCCTTGGTGCCGGTAAGATGGGCACCCTTTCACTCAAAAACTTGAGTGCTGCTGGACCCGCTCGGTTAAGTATCCTTAACCGGACTTATGAGAAAGCTGCTGTTCTCGCTTCCGAAACAGGGGCAGAGGCGGTTCCGTATGAGAAACTGGGAGACTTGTTGCAAGAGGCGGATGTTCTCATCAGCTCAACAGGCGCCCCTGACATTGTCCTTCATATGAAACAGGTCAAAGAGATTCTTTCCAAGCGAAGAAATCCTTCAGATTTGATTATGATCGATATTGCAGTACCGCGTGATATTGATTCAGGTATCGCCGGGCTTGATGGTGTGAAGCTTTATGATATCGACAACTTGCAGGATATCGTTGATGAAAACCTTGAAGCACGTAAAAAAGCCGCTAATGAAGTTGAAGCGATGCTAGAGGAAGAAATCGTTGCATTTAATGGTTGGTTGGCGACATTAGGTGTCGTACCGATCATCTCTGCATTGCGAGACAAGGCGCTTGCGATCCAGGCTGAAACGATGAATAGTATTGAGCGGAAAATGCCAGATCTGACAACGCGCGAAAAGAAAGTATTGAATAAACATACAAAAAGCATTATTAACCAAATGTTGAAAGAGCCAATCAGACAAGCGAAGGAATTGGCGACGAGCGAGAATCCCGAGGAATCACTTGCTTTGTTTATGAAAATTTTCGGGATTGATGAAGCTGTTAAGAATGATTTGGCATCATCCCGGGAACAGGGGAATCCAGTAGCCTTCGGAGCTGGCAATTCCGGAATCCTGACTTTTTCGCTTGCGGACCGTATCACGTCCGGACAGTAG
- the lon gene encoding endopeptidase La, with the protein MTTDNKILPLMALRGLVIYPSMVVHLDVGRDRSVAALQQAMLGEQCIFLSAQKESATDDPEKDDIYEIGTIAKVTQMIKLPNDTFRILVEGETRAKILRYTDQESYLEVEYEELAEDSGDSHEEEAYARALYEQFEQYVQVSRKINKDTLESVSDITEPARMTDVISVHLPLKLKEKQNLLETSNTIKRMKRLIEYIADEKKVLEIEKKISQRVKSSMDKTQKEYYLREQLKAIQKELGENEGKTGEIGELAERIENSDMPDRIREVAKKELDRYERIPQNSGESSVIRNYLDWLLALPWTKKTKAEIELSHAEDILNKEHYGLEKVKERILEYLAVQKLTESIRGPILCLVGPPGVGKTSLVRSIAESINRNFVRISLGGVRDEAEIRGHRRTYVGAMPGRILQGMKRAETVNPVILLDEIDKMSNDFRGDPSSAMLEVLDPEQNRNFSDHYIEETYDLSNVLFIATANYVNNIPGPLLDRMEVISLAGYTEVEKQHIAKEHLLPKQIKENGLKKSQLQIRDDALLTLIRTYTREAGVRGLERMIATLCRKAARIIISEDKKRVVVSNKNLEEFLGKPYFRYGQMENENQVGTATGLAYTAAGGDILPIEVTYYAGKGKLTLTGKLGDVMQESAQAAFSYVRSRAEELDIDPDFYEKYDIHIHVPEGATPKDGPSAGITIATALVSALTKRAVRREVGMTGEITLRGRVLPIGGLKEKSMSAHRAGITTIIIPEDNARDIDDIPESVRKDLTFIKVKHLDEVLKHALV; encoded by the coding sequence ATGACAACAGATAATAAAATACTCCCTCTAATGGCTTTGCGCGGATTGGTCATCTATCCATCAATGGTTGTCCACCTTGATGTCGGACGCGACCGCTCCGTCGCTGCGCTTCAGCAGGCAATGCTCGGGGAACAATGCATATTCCTCTCTGCACAAAAAGAATCTGCAACCGACGATCCTGAAAAAGACGATATTTATGAAATTGGTACCATTGCAAAAGTGACACAGATGATTAAACTGCCGAATGACACTTTCCGCATCTTGGTCGAAGGTGAAACACGAGCGAAAATTCTTCGTTATACCGATCAGGAAAGTTATTTGGAAGTAGAGTATGAAGAACTGGCAGAGGATTCAGGGGATTCGCACGAGGAAGAAGCGTATGCTCGCGCTCTTTATGAGCAATTTGAACAGTATGTGCAAGTTTCTCGCAAAATCAATAAAGATACATTGGAATCTGTCTCTGACATTACAGAGCCGGCACGTATGACAGACGTGATTTCGGTCCACTTGCCGCTCAAACTTAAAGAAAAACAGAATCTGCTGGAAACATCGAACACGATTAAGCGGATGAAACGCCTCATTGAATACATTGCAGATGAAAAGAAAGTATTGGAGATTGAAAAGAAGATTTCTCAGCGTGTTAAGTCCTCAATGGACAAGACGCAAAAAGAATATTATTTGCGCGAACAGCTGAAGGCCATCCAGAAAGAACTTGGTGAAAACGAAGGCAAAACTGGCGAAATCGGTGAGCTTGCAGAACGTATCGAGAACTCTGATATGCCAGACCGCATTAGAGAAGTTGCGAAAAAAGAGCTTGATCGCTATGAGCGCATACCGCAGAACTCTGGTGAAAGCTCTGTAATCCGCAACTATTTGGACTGGCTGCTAGCACTCCCATGGACTAAGAAGACAAAAGCAGAAATTGAGTTATCTCATGCTGAAGACATTCTGAACAAAGAGCATTATGGCTTGGAGAAAGTGAAAGAGCGGATTCTTGAATATCTGGCAGTACAGAAATTGACAGAATCGATTCGCGGACCGATCCTTTGCCTTGTAGGACCTCCAGGAGTCGGTAAAACATCCCTAGTCAGATCCATTGCGGAGTCGATCAATCGTAATTTCGTCCGTATTTCTCTCGGTGGTGTACGAGATGAAGCGGAAATTCGCGGTCACCGTAGGACATATGTCGGCGCAATGCCAGGACGTATTCTGCAAGGTATGAAGCGTGCGGAAACTGTGAATCCGGTTATCCTCCTCGATGAAATTGACAAGATGTCGAACGATTTCCGTGGTGATCCATCTTCTGCAATGCTGGAAGTGCTCGATCCGGAACAGAACCGTAATTTCAGCGATCATTATATTGAAGAGACGTATGATCTTTCAAATGTTCTTTTCATTGCGACAGCTAACTATGTGAATAACATTCCAGGTCCGCTTCTTGACCGGATGGAAGTCATTTCACTGGCTGGTTATACAGAAGTTGAGAAACAACATATCGCTAAAGAACATCTTTTGCCGAAACAGATTAAAGAGAATGGATTGAAAAAATCTCAGCTGCAAATCAGAGATGATGCGTTGCTGACACTCATACGCACATATACGCGAGAAGCTGGTGTTCGTGGGCTTGAGCGCATGATTGCGACACTTTGCCGAAAAGCAGCGAGAATCATTATTTCAGAGGATAAAAAGCGTGTCGTCGTTTCTAATAAGAACCTTGAAGAATTCCTCGGCAAACCGTATTTCCGATACGGACAGATGGAAAATGAAAACCAGGTCGGAACAGCGACAGGACTTGCCTATACAGCTGCAGGGGGAGACATTCTTCCGATTGAAGTTACCTACTATGCAGGCAAAGGAAAACTGACCTTGACAGGGAAGCTTGGAGATGTCATGCAGGAGTCGGCTCAAGCTGCATTCAGCTATGTGCGTTCCCGTGCTGAAGAATTGGATATTGACCCGGATTTTTATGAAAAGTATGATATTCATATACACGTTCCGGAAGGCGCAACGCCGAAAGATGGTCCTTCCGCCGGAATCACGATTGCTACAGCACTTGTTTCTGCACTGACAAAACGTGCAGTTAGAAGAGAAGTAGGCATGACTGGGGAGATTACATTGCGAGGGCGCGTTCTGCCTATAGGCGGGCTTAAAGAGAAGTCGATGAGTGCACATAGAGCGGGAATTACAACAATTATCATACCGGAAGACAACGCGCGTGATATTGATGATATTCCAGAAAGCGTCCGCAAAGACCTGACATTCATTAAGGTGAAGCATTTGGACGAGGTATTGAAACACGCATTAGTTTAG